Part of the Oncorhynchus tshawytscha isolate Ot180627B linkage group LG07, Otsh_v2.0, whole genome shotgun sequence genome, TACGCCTTTAATGAATGACAATCGCTTTGAAGCCTCGTATTTTCCTGAGGTCGGTATTGCTTCGCTTCACTTCTTTCCTTCCTCATTGGGTGGGGTTTTAGATCCACTCACAGCTGATCCGCGAAACAATGCGCTGAGGGGCGCTTTGGTGAAAGGAGGTTCAACGGGTCCAGCTTAGTTGCGATCCACTCACGAAATTGCGCCCTCTGCCGATTGATAAAATAGCTgcatattacaaaaaaatattacattttgtgACAAAGCAGATTCATCAACACATTTCTcatatacatgtaaaaaaaatatatatatatatatatactgccaatacaaaaataacaagtgTATTAATATAGACTATATAATTCATATTTTAccaattgtttttaaaaaaaacatcaatCTATTGATCATCCCTAaaaccaacacctcatttggccgcctttcgttccagtactctgctgcctgtgactggaacgaattgcaaaaatcgctgaagttggagacttttatctccctcaccaacttcaaacatcagctttctgagcagctaaccgatcgctgcagctgtacatagtctattggtaaatagcccacccattttcacctacctcatccccatactgtttttatttatttacttttctgctcttttgcacaccaatatctctacctgtacatgaccatctgatcatttatcactccagtgttaatctgcaaaattgtaattattcgcctacctcctcatgccttttgcacacattgtatatagactcccccctttgttttctactgtgttattgacttgttaactgtttactccatgtgtaactctgtgttgtctgctcacactgctatgctttatcttggccaggtcgcagttgcaaatgaaaacttgttctcaactagcctacctggttaaataaaggtgaaataaaaaaaaataaaaaaaatcttgaGTTTTACTACACGAATCTGCTGTTGACAGTCTCAAGGTGAATCTGTCCAACAGGGAAGTCAAGTGACATCGGTAAATTCTGGTTTCcattagttaccacagccacaaagtcaaattgTCTATAGGCCTATCATAAAAGTTtatgaaaacaaacatttaggTTGGGGTTAGGCATAAGATTTGCAGTGTGATTAAAGTTAGGTTTAAAATatgattttaagaagataaattgtagaaattggCGGAGGTGGTTTATGACTTTaaggctgtggtaactagtgacgaccgcaaattctcaaacagcaagcaagtGGGAAAGGTTGCTTGGTCGACACGAAGCTAAATATGAACGAGACAATAgatctgtaaaaaataaaaataaaacacacaatTTTTAAAAATCGGTGAGTTCAAGATCACTGTTTGAAATATGACGTTTCCTTGATCTTATGAAATCTAGCTAGCTATACCTGTTAAAAGTAGAAAAGCTAAGTTAGGGTCCTAGccaattagctagctaacgttagcattgtTTATTTGTTTAGCCCCCTGCTGTCGCTGGCACACTCACTGTATGATAAAGGTAAAACGACAACGTTAGAATAACATAAATATATACAATGGTTAGATTGACATCGAGTTGAACTTAGTAACGTTAGATGCGTTTTGTACATTGTGGATTTCTAAGGAAATATTTATCTGCCTGTTTAGCTTCTGTCCAACTTTCTTTTTTTAACCTCTCAATTGTTTGTTGATATTGTTCACACATGCAAATGACTACTTATTGCATACAGTTCACATGGGCCTCTGAATGCATGTGTTGACATTGACACGGTGTCTGTTTTGACCAACGTCCAATGCCATGTTCAGCCAAATAATCAGGATTGTTTGTGTATCTTCTGTCTGGGGCTTTGGAAGTGCTGTCTTACCAACCTCTTCAACTTCAAACAGGGAAGACAATATGAGTGACGCAGCTGCAACTGGAAGGCTAGAGGCACTGTCCTCCTAAATTAACTGTTGACTGAAATCAGTTGGACCACATTGTTTGCCATGGGCACCACACTGAGTGAGCCTTGCATCTACGACAAGCTGTCTGAGAGCATCGATATTCTCCGCCAGTCGGGGTATCGCTATGGCATGTCAGAGAGGGAGATCGAGAAGTTTATCAAACAAGTCTTGGAGACCAACGAGCCTCGAAGAGATCCACCACAATTCCCCATCCTTCGAGCCACCATCAAGGtaagatgcgcacacacacacacactcatgtaagATCATACACAGGGACTGTCTAAAAGGCACTTGCCCATCGGGAAAGTCAGGAGTATTTTTGGGTTGCCCAAAGATTGATCGCTTGCAGAAAAATCTAAAGTGGCTATTTGCACCTACATGGGAGGAACCAGAAAGAACAGACTGCTAGAATTCTTTGCATTTTGTTTGTTATCAGTAAAACACAATCACCTACCCAATGGGGAAACCACAGAGCAGGCTCATCTTGCATGATTGCTCAGGTCACTTGCCCTGGTCAATAAGGCAACCCTTAATATCAATCCCTGCATTGATGAACCATCCTCTCACTAGTTCCTCTTTTTCCATACTGTAGTTTGTGGTAGCAGTAGGCtttctggtggtggtggtgctggccTTCACCTACCCCCAGACTCGGCCCCAGCTAGGTGTGACGTACACGGGGGGACATAACTGGTCCTCCCCCCTCAGCCACATCAGACTGCTGGCTCTGCCCATTGCCAAGAAATACAACCTGCAAGGTACAGTAAGTCTAAAACACCATTTTAGACACTATTCATAGTTGTTCACTATAGACAATGGGTCTTTGTTCCTAGCCAGTGTGTGTAAcagcagcttctctctctctcctgtaggttTCCAtgagtggtggagtgcaggggctCTGCGACAGGGCCTGGTCAACTGTTCTGGCTGTGCTGAGGTGTCCTCTGTGCTGGAGGTCCCTGAGACCCTCAGAGAGTCTGCAGCCATGCGCAGAGGTCCACAGCCTGTGCTGCTCAAGGTACGACCACCACTAACAATAAagaaagactgaaaaacaacaaTTTCCCTGAAAGTGAGGGTCAAGTCTGCTTATTGTTTACGGATCCACCACAAAATGATCTTTATTGAGCTAGTTAATTTAGCTAACATCAGCAGTTAGTCTTGTCTGCGGCTGTGCCTGACATATGTCctctgtctttatgtagggtgGGGAGTCTCTGTGTCTGCAGAGGCAGCAGCTAGAGGAGCTCTACTCAGCCCACTCCAGCTCCATGAGTATACTACTGGAGGAAGATAACTTACTGTCACATGATGAGGGTTTTCCACAGGGCCCCGCAAACTTTACCCTGCTCTggtacatttacattacattttagaCATTTAGCAGGGTGGGAAATTAACACCTGCCAAATGCGGGTAGATTTTGGCATTGGCGGGTAAAAATATCACCAGCCACATTGGCGGCTGGTCACACAGCATTTgggaacattttttaaatatttattttaattttattttaaaccGAAGCCCAAATGTAGAAGTTGGTCAAATTGACCTGAAAAGCTACTAAAGTGTGGCTTTGTCCTCATGTTTCTTGGCTAGTTGTTTGCTGCAACTGTCTGATACAGAGATTCTCAATCTCATCCCTGACAGACACTGAGTGCTGCCACCACAGTAATGGCCTGCCCTTAAAGGGGCAGCTGAAAAATTGTCACCTAATCACTCAAATATTTGGGGGTACATTGTGCTTGATTGAGCATGGAACACTGCAAAACCCTTTTTATTCGTAAATGTTTAGTCATGTCTTATCATTAAGACACTCACATAATTTAATTGTGCTCCTGAATTTATTTGTGTGCTCATAAATAAACATATGTACCCTGAAGTAATAATAATTAACAAGTCATATCACTCAGAATTTTGTGTCAGGGAAGGCACTTGTTCATTGTTGATGTTCAGTTGTAGAATTGTTAAGCGGTTTTACTTTTTACTATTGTATCTAAATTATTTATTTGACATACATTGGTTAAAAGACAGGTCACAAAAATGAAATTGAATTCAGCAATATACCACATTACAAAGCATACTCATCTGTCATTTGTGATTTTTGGTGTGATTATGATGAAAAAACACTTAGGCTGGTAAGAAAATAAGAGTGGCTGGTAGATTTGTTTTGATCTGCATGCCACAGTGGCCGTTGGAACAAAAAGTACAATTTCCACCCTGGGTCTTATCTAGAGTGACTTAGAGGAGCAATtaaggtttaagtgccttgctcaagggcacatcgatttttcacctagttggctctgggattcgaaccagagacCTTTCCGGGAtacaggcccaacgctcttaaccgctaggctacctggtgtgcgtgcgtgtgtgtgcgtgcatatgtagataaacacagacacacaactacacacacatgcagtgcatttggaaagtattcagatcccttcccttttccacattttgttacattagacttattataaaattgaataaattatatatatttttttccctttgcaatctacacacaataccccataatgacaaagtgaaaacaatgtttgcaaatgtaaaacagataccttatttccataatgtttcagaccctttgctatgagatttgaaagTTGAAagtttccattgaacatccttgatgtttctacaacttcattggagtccacttgtggtaaattcaattgattagacatgagttggaaaggcacacacctgtttatataaggttacacagttgacagtgtatgtcagagcaaaaaccaagccatgagtttgaaggaattggccgtagagctctgagacaggatctggggaagagtaccaacaaaaatgtctgcagcattgaaggtccccaagaacacagtggcctccatcattctgaaatggaagaagtttggaaccaccaagactcttcttagagcccccacccgtccaaactgagcaatcgcgggagaagggccttggtcagttcctctgtgaagatgggagaaccttccagaaacccaaccatctctgcagcattccaccaatcagacctttatggtagagtgtccagatggaagccactcttcagtaaaaggcacatgacagcccccttggagtttgccaggcacctaaaggactctgaccatgaaaaacaatattctctggtctgatgaaaccaagattaaactctttggcctgaatgccaagtgtcatgtctggaggaacccAGGCACCATGAAGcatgtgggtggcagcatcatgctgtggggatgtttttcagcggcagggactggatgacttgtcaggatggagggaaagatgaacgacgcaaagtacagagagctccttgatgaaaacctactccggACATCCTACTGGGGCAAcagttcaccttctaacaggacagcgaccctaaaaacacagccaatacaatgcaggagtggcttcgggcaagtctctgaatgtccttgagtggcccagccagagcccggacttgaacccgatcgaacatctctgaagagacctgacaatagctgtgcagcaacctgacagagctagagaggatctgcagagaagactgggagaaactccccaaatacagttgtggtgtcatacccaagaagactcaaggctgtaatcactgctaaaggtgcttcaataaagtacctACTAATGGGTCagactacttatgtaaatgtgatatttaaaaattaaaaaaatacacatGCATTAGCTAAAATTTCAATGAACCTGTTGGctttgttatggggtattgtgtgtagattgaggggaatatatatatttttagaatatggctgtaacgtaaaaatGTGGGGgcaaaatcaaggggtctgaatactatttCTGACTGCACTGTAATAAGCATGActtggtcactttaataacagGTCTCCAAGGAAAGAAAACAAGGACGCATTTCTGTTATTCTCATCTGACTAAATCACCTCTCCTCCGCCCTCCACTCCCTAGGAGGTTTGCATCTGGTGCCAGAGAGAAGGTGTTGAGGTGGCTGTTCCCCAAAGCTGAGCTATGTCCTCTACTGGACAGCGCTGGAACAACACTGCAGCGTTGCCTGGTCACACATAGTGCCAACTCTCAGAGCAGAGTGAGTCTGGCCTCTAACACAGCCCAAATATACAAACATGCATGTTTGTTGTTATGGTGTTTGGTGTGATTCAGCAGCATGTTGGTACagtggtattgtgtgtgtgttttagggggTGCGTGTGCTGGGCTGGCTGGTGGTAGGAGAAGGGCTACCCACGGTTCGAGTGGTCCCTGTCCACCGCTGTCAAAAACACTGTAGCTCCTTCAACCTCTGGCTGGGACCGGGAGATATGGGTGAGAACACAAACGTACTTACACGTATACTGTGTTAATTTTTTAggttcattatttgaatatggtGTGTTTGtgctagaggttgaccgattaatcggaatggccaatttaattagggccgatttcaagttttcataacaatcggcatttttggacaccgactatggccgattacattgcactccacgaggagactgcgtggcaggctgactacctgttctgagagtgcagcaaggagccacggtaaggtgctagctagcattaaacttaccttgtaaaaaaaaaaatcaatcttaacattcactagttaactacacatggttgatgataatactagtttatctagcttgtcctgcattgcatataatcgatacggtgcctgttaatttatcattgaatcacagcctacttatttaacaaaagtgcatttgtGAAAAACGCACAATCGTTgtacgaatgtacctaaccataaacatcaatgcctttcttaaaatcaatacacaagtatatattttttttaagaaattcacgttagcaggcaatattatctagggaaattgtgtcacttctcttgcgttttttgcacacagagtcagggtatatgcaacagtttgggccgcctggctcgttgcaaactaatttgccagaattttatataattatgacataacattgaaggttgtgcaatgtaacagcaatatttagacttatggatgccacccgttagataaaatacgtaacggttctgtatttcactgaaagaataaccgttttgttttcgaaatgatagtgtc contains:
- the LOC112254860 gene encoding bombesin receptor-activated protein C6orf89 homolog, producing MGTTLSEPCIYDKLSESIDILRQSGYRYGMSEREIEKFIKQVLETNEPRRDPPQFPILRATIKFVVAVGFLVVVVLAFTYPQTRPQLGVTYTGGHNWSSPLSHIRLLALPIAKKYNLQGFHEWWSAGALRQGLVNCSGCAEVSSVLEVPETLRESAAMRRGPQPVLLKGGESLCLQRQQLEELYSAHSSSMSILLEEDNLLSHDEGFPQGPANFTLLWRFASGAREKVLRWLFPKAELCPLLDSAGTTLQRCLVTHSANSQSRGVRVLGWLVVGEGLPTVRVVPVHRCQKHCSSFNLWLGPGDMVYADPRYWQMELFPGRDQNIVCDGSTF